From the genome of Bos indicus x Bos taurus breed Angus x Brahman F1 hybrid chromosome 19, Bos_hybrid_MaternalHap_v2.0, whole genome shotgun sequence:
CCCAGGACTCACGGAAGGGTACTCCTGGGACCTGTGCCCTCATCACATGTGACTTCTACCTTCAAAAGAAGTATTAATAGTTAACAACATGCCTGCTGAACACGTCTGTCTTTGAAATGCAACAAATGCTTGAGACAGACCAACATGTAGAAAAGAGGAGGGGGTGTGGCAGACCCTGAGCGGCAGGGCAGAGAAAACATCCGCCGCAGAACCAGTGCTGGGAGTCTGAGCACTCACTTATGTGAATTATGCGACTCATCTATGTGTGTGAACTTTTTTGTACTAAAATGTTGCAGGAAGAGAGTCAGGGATCAGAATCACATCAAACTTTTCAGAAACAGCACTGAAGGCCAGATCAACAGAAAACACTTTCAAAACACTGACAGTAAATACTTTTTGGCCTAAGGTTCTATACCTAGCCAAACTATCAACTAGATATAAGGGCAGAAAAAAGACACTTCCAATCATTCAGGGTCCCAAAGATTCGCCTGTCTTGCATTCTTTCTAAGGAGCCTACTAAAGGGCTGTGCTTCATTTATACTCAAACGAAGGATCAACCCAAGAGAGAAGACAATATGAGATCCAGGAAGCCTGGCTTCCAATTCAGGAAAGAGGCAGAGGGAATCTCAGATGACAGGGAAGGCAGGCGTGGAGGGAGAGGAGTTAAAGGGCTACACTCTCATTTCCTATAAAGGCAACAGACAACACCCAAAACCGGGAGCAGTGAGGGGGGTGGAGGCAACAAAACAAGCAACAGAATAATGTTACTTGTAATCAAGGAGGTAAATTTCCAAAATCATCAGCTAAGAAAAAGGTCCAAGTGGGGCCCCTGGcaggagggatgggaggggagcagCCAGTGACACCCTCCCACTGAGAGGTTGGGGCCCCTCCCCTCCTTCAAACCCAGAGAGCCAAGTGGGGTCCTATGGTGCTTTGTGCTCTGAGTCCCACATGGAATAAGACTGACCACCCTCCTGGAGAGGCCTCTGGATGAAaacaaagggaggaggagggaccaGCTGCTCCCCCAGGACATGAAGCAGCCGAGTGCCCACTAATGCCATAGCACACAAGGCCGGCCTGGAGCAAGCTAGACTCTTGCCCCGAAAAATCTTGAGATCATAAAAATGGAAGTGTTTTAAGCCACCTCCTCTGGGTGGTTTGTCATCAGCAGGAGGTGAGGGGAGCAGCAGGAACCACTGTGTTTTCGTGGTAAGACAGGACTATTTTTTGTAAGCTCTAAATTATGTGGACGTCTGATTTGGATGAAAGTAACTAAAAGACCTTTTTTTCAATTAAACGTGAAGGTAAAGCCAAGTAAAATCTTAAGcctaaaaagaaaacactaaaacaGCATCTGGGCTGGTAGGCCCACCCTGGCAGCCACGCCGCGCACACCCGTTTCCACGTCCCCACACCTGCACCACGTGCGGCCTCCAGGAGAGCATGGAGGCAGCCAGTGACTCAACAGCAAGCAGCTGGAGGGGAGTGGGGGTGCCCCGGATCACAAACTAAGTGTCTTAATCATCTGGAGAGAAAACAAGGGGGAGCAAGGAAAGGCATGGAGGCCGTTCCCAACAGCAGCACACAGCCAGGCAGCAGGACAGCCTTGCTCAGGGCTGGTCCTGGGCGTGCACCGGCAGGTCCCCACGGCAGCCCAGGCGGCCCCCCTCCGGCTCTCCAGGAGGACCCGGGCAGGTCTCCCAGTCCCCGGGGTGGAGGGTGACAAAGGTTCCGTCAAACCCTCACGGGGAGGACACTGGGGCTGTCGGCATCCGTTAGAAGAGATGCATTTCAGGCTAAATGTCAGCATTGGCTGCCGCCGCCTGCACACACTACAGCTCCCCTGGGAGGCCTCTACCCTCACCTCGAATGTGTGCAACCCCCGAGTTCACAAAGAGCCAGGCGGCACTACCCTGGCACTCAGGAAACCCGGGCAGGGAGCTGCCGTGAGGCATGGAGGTGGCGCTGGCTGGCCGGCTTGGTGGGTGCAAACACATGAATCGTAGCTGCGGGCGGGAGGAATATCAGGTGCATCTCTACGCCCCGAGGGCTCGACTCCTACATTAAATCCCTCCCACTGGAACAGCCGGCTCCAGTTTCAGCGAGAGCGAGCGTGAGAACAGGTCCTGCTCCGGCCCGGCAGCCACAGCTTCTACCTCCCCACCTCTGGTAAGTACCTACTATTTGTACCTACTATTTCTTCTCAAACGCAAGTTTTCTTTCAAAACTCCTCTCAGATATACCTTAAAACTATCTGCTCAGTGAATCACCTGCCCGGAGTCTCTCTGCCCTGGTCTTTTCTCTGCGGATTACTCAGGACCCAGCAGGTGCACTGCTGGAAAGGAGACCATTATTACAAAACTTTTAATAAGGCTTACACTTTATTCTAAGAGTATAAACGAGTTTATTTGGATGTGAAGTTCTCAATTCTACCATAAAATTCAACAACTTTAAACCCAAACTCAATTTGATGTTATGCTTATCTGTTCTTCaccttaaaaaattaacaagttTCAACATAAAAggaccacatatatatatagatagttGCAGATCttaatttgtaatttaattttacaaccttttagattaaaaaaatgattaacaCTGGTAGTCCCTGGGGAAGAGACCTGGGGAGCAGAGGTGggagtgagattttttttttttttactgtgctgtCGTTCACGCTTTTTGAATTCCAAACTTTGTGAATGTATTCTCTctccaaaaattttaaattaaaaattaaagaggaaaaaaattcaaaccttTTGGAGTTTAAAATAAGTGCTGTTTTGACATAAGCttaccaagaaaacaaaaaacatcttAACTAAAAAGGATCTCTGTACATACAAAAAGGGAATTTTCTTACTCTTAAAAAAGTTTCTCATAAATTTGCATGAAAACAATTACTGATCAAATTATTGGTCAGACTGGCCAACATCAGACTTAAAGTAATGAAAACCTGTCTACCTGTTatcctgatttttattttgtatcagcCAAATCCTTCCAATGCTTTAACCTGGTGCTTTAAGGAGGAGGCGGGCAGTTTGGGGCTCTGGCTCTAGGGAGGTGTCCCAAATGTTAAAGCTGTGTGTTCACTGCTGAACACTGTCTGTAACCCAGGGTCTCTGGCTGAAACCAGAAAGAGCCCCTGGTTGTCTTCCTGGATCCATTTCTCCAAACTATATTCCAGAAAACTATCTTTTACCCTAGGTCATGGTTGCCCTCATGtttatccttcattttaaagaactgaaagtcTGGGAGGGAGTGGTGGTTAATCACTGGAAAAGCTCAATTGGGAGTAAAACTCACAAATCTCGTTCTTGCGACACCCCAGTGGGTAGGCGACAATGGCGTGTCCTTGAGTTATGCAATAATGCCACATCACAATATCGTAATTATAGCATGCCCTTCAGAACGCGCTACCTGGCGAGGCTCCCTGCCAGGCAGCTGGACACCACCGGGGAGGGTGGAAGATTCTTCCAGTGCAGAGGTTAGTACGCATGACACGCATAGCTACCCGGCACGTCACAGCAATGCCCCATAAAGTTAAGCTGTAATTACCTCTATTGTGTCCTATCAAAGTTCAAAAACATCTTTCTCTTGCCTATTTTTCGGAGTTCAGACTCTCTAGAAAATTGTTAAACATACTGGCCACTCACTATCACCCTAACGACTGGCAACTATGGAGACACTTGTCCACACTTAGGAGGCTATTGAGAGACGTGCAATGGCACCTCAGTGCTTCCGAAACAGGCAGACAAAGCCCCGTGGACACGAAACCACAGGTGGCTCAGCGCACTATGTGGGCAGCACCATCCAGCTGCCCAGGCCTGTGGGAGGGGACGCCGCAGCCGGCTCCCCGGTCTCCAAGTGGGACGTGGGCAGGGGTGGCGGCACGTGAGGGGTCACGGGAGGGTGTTTTGAAACAGAGTGGGCTCGGGCCAGGGGCCACGGTGTCCCTGTGGCCCTGCTCCCTACCCACACCCCTCAGGGTGGGACCCGACTCCGCTGAGGGCACAACTGAGGGCAGGCCTCGCGCCAACAGCTGCTCGCAGGCAGGAAGGCAGGCGGGGACCCCCTCCCGCATTCGAGGACAGCACCCTGACCTAACATGCAGGGCTCCCCACGCCTCCTGCTGACCCAGTGAGAGCTGTAAGAAGGGTGAAAGACGCTGTCCCACAAATAACCTTCTAGGACTAGGCTAACATCTGCATTTTCAACTAACATGCTAACGTTGCAGTTCTCCCAGGAAAGCCAAACCGCGGACCCTGGTTTGTTAACCTCTCCCTGTATGGCCCCCCAGCCCCTAGATTGTATCAGCTTTCCCAGGACAAGGACAGTGAAACACCCATCTTATCCCCTTCAGAAAAAACTTCACCTCTGATTGCTAATCTAAACTTCCTATTTACAAACTTAAATTCTGGACTATATTGTTTTGGCAACAACACCCTTTctttcccccatccccaccccgctGCCAGCCTGCACCAGGTCTGGCAGATATAAACTGACCAGAGATGGGTAAACCCTGTTTCTGCGGATGGCCAGACTGACGAAGTCCTGGGCACTCAGCTTTAGCTTCTCACCCTGTAAACTTCACCTGGGCAAGAGAAAACCCACGGACTGACATCATCTTCCTAGAGGCTGTCCCCTTTGGAAGCTTACAGAAGCCTCAATCTTACCCCATTTATTTCTCTGACATGATTGCATTTTTATAACCTAGTGAACTAGCTCGTCTCCATCAGCGTCTGAAGCAGCTGCACTCCCTTGTTTTAATTAGTGAATTGTGCAACCCTGGAGAGGTCAGTTTACTCAAAGTTACTAAAACTGCTGCCCCTGTGACTCCATCCAGGCTCGCCTTCCAACAGTTGCGCCCTGGAATACTCTCATCTCCCAGAACATTGGCACGAAGGAAACCATCCCCTGAAAACCTGTTCACTGTCCTTGTAAGATAGCCGACCAAAGAACAAAAGGTTCAGACCAAAACTGCGGGCACAAGATCATCTGACTGAAAAAAGTACATGTTAACATAGGAGCAATTAATTCCCAAACTATTATTTTGAGTAACGCTGTGAAAACTTACATACAACAGATCTCCTATAAACCTTTGAGAAAACTTAACCAAAGTgagcttattttatattttggcctCAAAGTATGAGCAACATCAAACAATAGTGCTTTTAAAGCTAACACCATCGTCATCTTAAACCCGAGGGGTTTTCAGCTGGTTTGGGCTCGCGGGTCCGGGCTGGTGCAgcaggtgtgtgtctgtgttcacTCCTGGTACCACCAGGACTCTCGGGCTCACACTTCATGAAACGTTTTGCAACTGTCATCATTTTGATCACCGTGCTTCCAGCTAGTGATGAAATCATCAGTTTTCAGATCTCTGCCATAACATATCCTATACAATCATGGGAACCTGACTTGCAGAGGTTCTCACGCCTTCAGAATCAGGGAGCATAATGGGACGTGCCAGCACAGGTTGCCCTGACTTATCAGGCTGGCCCCAAGCTGGCTGGAATAGCTTCCTGACGGGAGGCAGGAAATAATGCTTTTATAGCCCAGGGCACACCTGCCCCACAAGGTATGGACTGAACTCGTAAACTATTTCGCATTTTCCCttaataaaaggggaaattagGAAGACGCAAAGCTGTGACCACATGTTTAACCAAGCTGGGCTTTCATACTGCGTGTAGTTCCCGCAATTGTTCCCAGGGGGAGAGGAGGAACACGGGCGAGAGTCAGGCACCAGGTGCCGCCGGGCTGGCCGCTGCCCACCTGGTaccctaccaatgaacaccccaAAGACGGCCTGAGGAACCCACCTCTCCAATTAGGGGGCAGCCAAAAATCTAGTTTCTCGTCCAAACTATGCACCCGAGCAAACCTGCTCTCCAGAAACCGTCCCCATGACAGAAGGCAGCAGGCCACCCAAACCACTTCTCAGAAACACGTTTTCAAGGGGATGGGACAATAAAACAGGTTAACAGAGGCAGCTTGTTGGGGGGAAGAGTGgttctttgtgtttttaagaaatatgaaaataatgagCAGAGGAACCAGTCTGCTTAGAGTAagatcagagtttttttttttaaagaagatatccAAGTGAAATTAAAATCCCACTCCCTCCCCGCTTAAGCCCTCCTCTCGCAAACTACCCATTACCTCATCTTCAATGTGTGAGACGGCACAGAGGGTAGCTACGCTTTATTCTGTGAAAACAAGTCTCTTAGATTTCCCATgcatatttctctatttttaaagggCTGCTTTCCAGCTCAGTGTTTTAACCAACCCGACGTCTAGAAGGTGATGCTTTATACAAGCAATTTCACAAGGCTCAGAACTAACCATATTTACTCATTCCTTAAAACTGCAGTTGCAAGTTATTTCctttataagtttattttttaaagtgtttaaaaatattgagaagCTAAGTCCTTTCGACACTCTTTTATGCAAATTAAAGTGCCGGCCTTGATTCCTCACCACCACCGcccccagctctccccacccACAGGCTTTCTCTAAGACACAGTCACCCCATGGGCTGGTCCTGGACACGCAGCCGCACCCGGCCCTGCGGAGATCCTCCCAGACCTCACGTCTTTTGTTCTCAGCTTCAGTTTATGAAGCAGAGTGAGAGCCCAGGGGTGTGCAGAGCAGCCTCTGAAGGAAATTCGGGAGATTAAgcttggggggtgggcagggacagGAGGACCCTGGGGAAGAAATCTAGAGGCCCCTTCTACAGGTTAAAGGCTGGGCTGCGTTCCTCCCAGAATCCAATCATTTCTAAAATTAGGCACCACTCACTCTGGTTTCCTCTTGCCAGGAGGGCTGCTAAGCTTTTCTGCCTTCTGGTAAGGCCAGAACAGGCAGGGATGGGCTACTACCCGAGGTGGGCAGTGGAAGGCGAAACCACATGAGGACAACTGCTTACTCACAGGCTCATCACATCTTAATATCATTCAAATCAACATAAACACAGCACTTATGTTTGTATGCTGGCCAACACAAACACTACTCAGAAAGCTGACTTTTCATTTGTGAATTTAGAAGCGGGCGGGGGGTTGCCTGGGAGGGGATGTCGCATTTTTACTTGTTCTTCACTTTTAAATATTCCCTCGTAGAACAGAACACTGTGATTAAATAGGACAGATAGACTGAATGTTACAATCACACTCGCCTTGCTCTCAGTGAGCACAAGTGTGAATGTCACAGGCACGCGTGAGCCCAGGCTTTCTCAGGTCGCATTGGAGCTCAGCACTTGGTCCAGGTAACAGGACTCGTCCAGAAACCCCAGGCACACAGACGGGGGCGGGATCTCAATAGTCACTCGGTCAGCTGGGTGCACAACCTTCCTGACACATGAGGCCTCAGATCACAGGTTAAAGGTTCCCAAAACCCAAAGAGGTACAGGTATTCTGTGAAACGCCACTAAACCCTCCTGCAACCACACTTCCCCTACGGTAACAGAAAGCACTGTGGGGGTGGCACCTGGGGTATCGTAGAGGGGCGGCTGATGCCGTCTCATACCTGCTCCTCCTTCAGCAGTTACATCACCTGGGGGGGCCTTTGCTTCTCCTCCTCCATGAGCCAGGGAGCTCAGGCTGGTTCTTCATTAGCCTGTTAGCCAACATCCTGACACTAAAGCTCTGCTCCTCCATTTCAGCTCCTGGTCCCCAAATGAGCAAGACTTCCCTGGTCACACCCACAGCCCGTGAAGCCGGCTTCAAGTAGAAGCGCtcagaaaggaaagcaaaggagaaacggTGACCTGCTTCCTTAAAAACAAGGCTGAACTACACAGGAGCCAGCAGGGCTCAGACGCCAAATCACAGAAGGAAAATGAGCCTTCTCAAAGAGCGAAAACCAAAAAAGCCACATTACATCCCCAGGCCCCCAGGAAAGCCGTTCAAGTACAAGTGTTTCCAGTGTCCCTTTACTTGCAATGAAAAGTCACATCTTTTCAACCACATGAAATACGGTCTTTGTAAAAACTCCATCACTTTAGTGTCCGAACAAGATCGCGTTCCCAAGTGCTCCAAACCAAACTCTTCGGACCCTAAGCAAACCAATCAGCCCGACCCTGTGGTGAAGCCCACCTCTTCCAAGCCAGTCCCAAGCGGGCTCTCACACCTGGATGCCAAGCTCCAACACAGCCTCGCCAAGGACGACATCAAGGAAAACCTGGACCTGCACGCACGCGGGCCCCACAGGTGCCTCGGACAGAAGCCCACTCCCCACAAGGAAGCAGCACCCCCAAGCCCAGCCCCAGAAGCTGCCGTGGGCACCCAGCCTGTTCTGGAAGGAGCTGTCCGGCCTTCAGCATTCGTTCCAGTGGGGGAGCACAGACTCAAAGGGCAGGAGCTCACGGAAACTCCTGAAGCGCTGGCCCTGACCCACGCCCCTGCCAAAGCCTCCTCCTTCCACACCAAGTCTGCCTTCCACGCCCCCGGCTACCCCTGGAGAGCTGGCTCACCTTTCCTCACACCTGAGTTCCCACATAAAATCCCATCCACAAAGGGCTTTGGCGCCACTTCCCCGTATGTGCACCCCAGCATCACGGAGTACCCGCCTCATTTTTACACGGAGCATGGACTGGCCACCATCTACTCACCCTATCTACTCGCAGGGAACTCGCCCGAGTGTGACAGCCCCCTGCTGTCTGTCTACGGGACCCAAGACCAAAGACACTTCCTGCCTCACCCAGGGCCCATCCCTAAGCACCTGAACCCGGCTCCATCCACATACGACCACTACAGATTCTTCCAGCAGTATCACTCCAGCCTGCCAATTCCTTACGGATTTTACAGACCCGAGTCTGCATTCTCCTCCTACGGCCTCAGACTCCCACCCGTGGCTGGCATTTCACGGGACCAAAGCTCACATCTACTGGAAGAAGCTGCCCTGGGTTACCAGGCCTTGAGTCCCTCCAAGTTAAACTCCTCCAACTCCCACAAAAAACACACAGAGTTGGAGAAGCAGAGTCCGACTCCCGAGGCTAAAGAACCTTCCAAAGATGGGCAAAGGGACACGGAAGGGACCAAAATGAGCCCACGCGCGGGCAGCGCGGCCACAGGCTCCCCGGGAAGGCCGAGTCCCACCAACTTCACACAGACAAGCCAGCCATGCGCTGGCCTGTGCGGCCTCTCAGATGCGCCCGCGTCCAGTGCCCCAGGAAGGATCCCACCACCTGAACAGGGCCTCGCAGCCTTCAAGCCCATCAAGAAGAACACGGAGCACCCACATTCCCAGGCCCCAGAAAACAGAGCGGCATCTCCGAAAAGGTAAGCGAGTCCATTTTCCAAACCtctgaagtaatgtctctggttggGCTCAGTCAGAGGGGATGGCAGTTGCCCAAACTTCCTGTGGGCAGGGTCCCTTAGCAAGGTCCCTGTGACGCCCTCTGTGTCTCTTCCAGCCTCGAGGCCTTGAGCACAGATGCTCCAACTCAGCTGGGGAGCCTGGAGGCCGCCCCCTCCAGCccggaggacagctccagggcaGCCCCGCTGAAC
Proteins encoded in this window:
- the ZNF750 gene encoding zinc finger protein 750; translation: MSLLKERKPKKPHYIPRPPGKPFKYKCFQCPFTCNEKSHLFNHMKYGLCKNSITLVSEQDRVPKCSKPNSSDPKQTNQPDPVVKPTSSKPVPSGLSHLDAKLQHSLAKDDIKENLDLHARGPHRCLGQKPTPHKEAAPPSPAPEAAVGTQPVLEGAVRPSAFVPVGEHRLKGQELTETPEALALTHAPAKASSFHTKSAFHAPGYPWRAGSPFLTPEFPHKIPSTKGFGATSPYVHPSITEYPPHFYTEHGLATIYSPYLLAGNSPECDSPLLSVYGTQDQRHFLPHPGPIPKHLNPAPSTYDHYRFFQQYHSSLPIPYGFYRPESAFSSYGLRLPPVAGISRDQSSHLLEEAALGYQALSPSKLNSSNSHKKHTELEKQSPTPEAKEPSKDGQRDTEGTKMSPRAGSAATGSPGRPSPTNFTQTSQPCAGLCGLSDAPASSAPGRIPPPEQGLAAFKPIKKNTEHPHSQAPENRAASPKSLEALSTDAPTQLGSLEAAPSSPEDSSRAAPLNLSTKPEAEPAATCSPAHGGFVEPQDAPLNLSVKDPCNALTSRPSVCSPPRGAEPAAAPTPSPTQQREPASSGDRPDPSSVEAPVPSPTGKAQDIRAADSDEQKQTAAVALCQLAAYSPGNVEPAAQEPTCQPDAPTPRAPESQEAQCDLRPKGQKRTSPREVGKGQQGSKKAKPSDTARVFTLRKRTRVS